In the Dolichospermum flos-aquae CCAP 1403/13F genome, AATATGTCATAAAGATTTATAAATGTTAACAATTCAAAAAACAAATATATAATTTGACGTATTTTTTATTGAAAAATTATCCTAAATAAAATCCCAAAATATCTACCAATAGGGTATTGTCAAAGGAGCTAAATTTTAGTTTGCTATTAATTTTGTTAGTCGTTATATTACTTACAATTAGTTTGCAAAAAACACATTAAAAAAACACCAATCTCATGCACATACCCGATGGATTTATTTCTGTGCCAGTTGCAGCCGCCACCAGTTTAGCCAGTGCAGCCGCCTTATTTGTAGCTTTTGAGCGATCGCAAACAGCCTTTGGCATTCGTCGCGCTCCCATTCTTGGCTTAACCACAGCCTTTATTTTCGCCGCCCAAATGATTAATTTTCCCGTAGCGGGAGGAACTAGCGGCCACTTATTAGGAGGGGCTTTAGCGGCCATTATTTTAGGTAGTCCTTGGGCGGGAATGCTATGTATTGCCACAGTTTTAATTATTCAAGCTGTGCTATTTGCTGATGGTGGTATCACCGCCTTGGGTGCAAATATTTTAAACATGGGAGTAATCGGCGTGTGGGTAGCGTGGGGATTAACCCAAACCTTACAACGACTATTGGGCGGTTCTCAACGGCGTTTACCCCTGGCAGCAGGCATAGCAGCCGGAGTGAGCGTAGTTGTCGCCGCTGTAGCTTGTGCCATTCAATTAGCCCTGTCTGGAACAGCACCAGCCAACATAGTTTTACCCACGATGGCAGGTGTACATATTTTGATTGGTATTGGAGAAGGATTAATTACCGGGGGTGTATTAACCTATTTAGCCACAGCCCGTCCAGATTTGTTACCAGGTGAAGAACACAAAGTTAGAGGCTGGTTAGTTCCCGTTGTCAGTATTTTATTAATTTCGGGTGTGTTGTCTCTATTTGCCTCTGCTTGGCCTGATGGTTTAGAAAAGGTGGCAGAAAACATGGGCTTTATCAACTTAGCTGAACAAGTCAGAGTGGTAGTACCAACACCTTTGGCTGATTATGAAATTAAAGGTTTAGGACAAATTGGGACAAGTATTGCTGGTTTAGTGGGTTCTACAGCTTGCTTTGCTGTGGCTTTTGGAATTGCCAAAGTGATAAAACCTAAGAATGCTTAAAATTTCCTTACCATTACGCTTGCAGTTATCCCTGATCATTGTGATTGGGGCAGCTTTTTTAAAACATCATACTTGGTCTAATTTACTAGTATATGGGGCGATCGCCCTTATTTGGGTTTGTATCTTACAAGTACCCATTCGCAAATTAGGCGGATTACTCGGTGCAGAATTAATTTTTCTATCATTGATGGCTTTACCATTGGGATGGGAACGAGCTAGTTTTTTGCTTGTGCGTTCCCTAATTTGTTTAATTACGATGAATAGTTTCTTATTAACCTTACCCCCCCACAGTTTGGGTATCGCCCTCAAAAGCTTACCAATACCTGCACCATTAAAGGAAAACCTGATCTTAGCCGCGCAATATTTAGAAATATTACTTTTAGAAGTAACGCGAATGCAGCGCAGCGCCCAATTACGAGGGCTAAAAGGTGCTGGAGGATGGTTACGCTATGCCAGTGCTTCGATGATTGGGGCGTTGTATCTCCGCACCTTAGACAGAGCCGAAAGAGTTTATGCTGCTATGGTAGCCCGTGGATATAACGGACAATTACCCATAGATTCCCCCCTCAAACCAAAAGAACGTTTTATCTTGTTAATAGCTGGGGTGACAGCTACTTGTTTAACCCTAAGTTCCTACCTTACTGTTATTTGAGTGGTGAATCTTGACATCATTAACTTCTAATCCCCAAATTTCCCTTTCGCAACCGCATACAAATGTCGTTGAAGTCCAAAATCTGGTATATGCCTATTCGCACCAGCAACCCGTACTACAAGAAATTTCTTTTAGCCTACAAACAGGCGATCGCGTCGCTTTAATGGGTGCTACAGGTTCAGGTAAAAGCACCTTGCTAGAAAACCTGATTGGTTTAAAACATCCCCAAAGCGGCAAAATCTGGATTAACGGCATCCCCATATTGCCAAACACTCTCCCGCAAATACGGCAACAAATTGGTTTTACGTTCCAAGATGCTAACGACCAATTATTTATGCCCACAATCCTCGAAGATGTTACTTTCGGACCTCTTAATTATGGTGTCTCATCTATAGCCGCTAAAGATAAAGCCCATCAACTATTAGCGGACTTTGGATTAGAGTCCTACGCCCATCGTTCCGCCCATGAACTTTCTGGAGGACAAAGACGTTTAGCCGCCTTAGCCGCAATTTTAGCCCTAGATCCTGCCATTCTCATCTTAGACGAACCTACCAACGGACTTGATCCAGCATGGCGACGACATTTAGCCCAAGTATTATTAAAATTGCCCGTACAAGTGATGTTAATAGCTTCCCATGATCTCAATTGGCTAGGAAGAGTCACCCAACGGGCTTTAGTCCTCTCTACTGGTAAAATTCAAATAGACAGTGACATTCAACCACTGTTGCAAGATGGCAAAACCTTAGATAAATTAGGGTTGCCAGTAGATTGGTAAACTGCTCAACACAGAAATTCCTAATTGCAAATTAATGATCATCTGGCTTACTATTTAGGGGATTTTATTGCTCTTGGGATGTTAATGTTGTTTTCCCGTTATCCAGTTATTGCTCCTGTTAGCCTGAGCATTGCTTTGTTAATTACTAGTTGCAGCGAGACTAAAACCTCCCAATGTCAGCGATTAGTTGCAGTTGTCAATCAGGGTACATCACTGATTGATATTAAAAAAGGTCAGCAAGCATCAACTAGCTTGCAATTATCCAAAGACTTGAAAAATGTCACCAAATCCATTCAGGAATTAAATTTAAAAGACCCCAAACTGCAAGAATTTGAAACCAGTTTTATCAAAATCTTTGATCATCTTAGTGAAGCCATAGCCAAGGCTTCTCAAGCTCTTGCAGATACTAAGAAAGCAGAAGCATCATCAGATGGTAGAGTAAAAGTTGAAAAAGCTAGAAGAGAAATTGATTCCGCACTGACAACCGCAGCTAAAACTGCTGGTAAAGAATCAGATGCTTTAGGCGTTCAATTAAATAAATATTGTAGCCAAGCAGAAGCAACTAAGAATTAAAAATTGAGAATTAAAAATTAAAAATTCAAGAGTTAGATTCTTCACTTTTCTTTTTTTAATTTTTAATCTTGGATTTTTTATTACTACCAACTAAGCTTTTTGTTAATGGGATTTTGTAAAATGTGGGATGATTAATTTCCACAATTATCACAATGTCCACAACGCCAATTAGTCGTTGTTTCAAACCCAAAAGCATTTAATAAAAACTGCCAACGACATTTTTTAGTAGTAAGATATTCACTCATTTGTTTAGCAGCTTGTAATTGTGTTTTTGCTGGTTTTCCTGACGGCAAAGACATAGAATAATGAAAAGGATCAAGCCATTCTAATTGTCCATTACTATGGAGAAGAGAAAGTGCCACAGCACTATTGGGAAATTCCTTAATTACAGTATTTATTTCTCCTTGGGGTGGTAATTGTTTCGCTAATTGTTGGGCTTTTTGTTGTTGCAATTTCATTTGTGCTGCAAAAAATTTCTGGCTTTGCTTATCCTCAGCATCTAAAAATCCCGTCGGTTCACTTACTAAAGTTAAAACATCAGCGGGTTTTCCATCTCTTCCAGCCCTGCCTATTTCTTGCACATATTCAGATAATAAATGTGGCGCATGAAAATGAACTACCCAGCGGACATCTGACTTGTTTATCCCCATGCCAAAAGCACGATTACACACCACAAAAAGGATTTTTCCACCTAACCAACTAGCTTCAATATTCCGGCGTTCTGTTGGACTTAATCCTGCATGATAACTAGCAGTATGAAAGCCATTTTCTGTTAACCATTCGGTTAAATTTTCACTATCTCTTCGAGTCCGTACATAAATTAAACCAACTTGATTTGGTCGTTTTTGAATAAACTTTAATAATTGTTGCTTTCTCCCTTTAGGAGTCCAAGCAATTCGGACAATAGGATTTAAATTTTCCCGATAGGGATTAATCCGAAAAATCTCAGGTTTGTCTAATTTTAAAACTGTAGAAATAATCTTTTGGGCTAAAGGATCAGCCGTGGCTGTAAAAGCTGCTATACTAATTTTTGTTCCCGGTGGTTTTGATTTTAGTAACGCTTCACGCACAGCCCCTAAACGCCGATAAGCTGGACGAAAACTATCACCCCACTGCACTAAACAATGGGCTTCATCCAGAATTAAACCATTAATTTGCAGTTGGGGATTACATAACTTTTTCCACACTGCTGGACTGAGTAAGGTTTCTGGTGATAAATATAATAATCTTAATTGCTGTTTTTCTAAAGCTTGCAAGGTTGCCTGGCGTTGAGATGGAGTTAATTCACTGTGTAAAAGTGCTGCTTTTTGTGACAGTTGACGTAATTCCTCAACTTGGTTTTCCATTAAAGCTACCAAAGGAGAAACTATTAAAGTTAATCCTGTTTGTAGTAGGGCAGGAAGTTGAAAACAAATTGACTTCCCCCCACCTGTGGGCATAATAATTAGTGAATCTTTTTGTGATATTAAACAGTTAACAATTTCTTTTTGAGGAGGACGAAAATCGTCATATCCCCAAATCGCTTTTAATGCTGCGCGAACATCTTGCCAAGATTGTGTTACTGGGAGATTCATTTTCTTATCACAAAAGCACAAAAAAGAATAAGTGGGAAAATAAGGAAAATATTTATCTTTACTCTTCCCACTGACAACTGACAACTGACAACTGTACGGGCGAAGCATTTGGAGAACTATTTTTGGCAATGACCGATAATTTATCTTCCAAATGCTTCGCCCCTACTGACTACTGACCAATTAGTTCTTGATCATTCCATTCCAAAGTATCACCAATGCTTTCTCCATTATGGTAAGCAGCCAGTAATACTTCGCAGGTTTTACCATAGGATATCGCACCAGTGGCATCAAGAGCGATCGCTCCAAAATCCCGATTATTCCTCTTAGCTTCCGTAAATGATCGCTGCATAGCCTCCTGTAGTGACATTCCATCAGTAACGCGCACCACAACTTTAGCGGCTAAACACTCATCAATAATATCTTCCCCAA is a window encoding:
- a CDS encoding energy-coupling factor ABC transporter ATP-binding protein, translated to MTSLTSNPQISLSQPHTNVVEVQNLVYAYSHQQPVLQEISFSLQTGDRVALMGATGSGKSTLLENLIGLKHPQSGKIWINGIPILPNTLPQIRQQIGFTFQDANDQLFMPTILEDVTFGPLNYGVSSIAAKDKAHQLLADFGLESYAHRSAHELSGGQRRLAALAAILALDPAILILDEPTNGLDPAWRRHLAQVLLKLPVQVMLIASHDLNWLGRVTQRALVLSTGKIQIDSDIQPLLQDGKTLDKLGLPVDW
- a CDS encoding energy-coupling factor ABC transporter permease; this encodes MHIPDGFISVPVAAATSLASAAALFVAFERSQTAFGIRRAPILGLTTAFIFAAQMINFPVAGGTSGHLLGGALAAIILGSPWAGMLCIATVLIIQAVLFADGGITALGANILNMGVIGVWVAWGLTQTLQRLLGGSQRRLPLAAGIAAGVSVVVAAVACAIQLALSGTAPANIVLPTMAGVHILIGIGEGLITGGVLTYLATARPDLLPGEEHKVRGWLVPVVSILLISGVLSLFASAWPDGLEKVAENMGFINLAEQVRVVVPTPLADYEIKGLGQIGTSIAGLVGSTACFAVAFGIAKVIKPKNA
- a CDS encoding energy-coupling factor transporter transmembrane component T family protein, with translation MLKISLPLRLQLSLIIVIGAAFLKHHTWSNLLVYGAIALIWVCILQVPIRKLGGLLGAELIFLSLMALPLGWERASFLLVRSLICLITMNSFLLTLPPHSLGIALKSLPIPAPLKENLILAAQYLEILLLEVTRMQRSAQLRGLKGAGGWLRYASASMIGALYLRTLDRAERVYAAMVARGYNGQLPIDSPLKPKERFILLIAGVTATCLTLSSYLTVI
- a CDS encoding RecQ family ATP-dependent DNA helicase, with the protein product MNLPVTQSWQDVRAALKAIWGYDDFRPPQKEIVNCLISQKDSLIIMPTGGGKSICFQLPALLQTGLTLIVSPLVALMENQVEELRQLSQKAALLHSELTPSQRQATLQALEKQQLRLLYLSPETLLSPAVWKKLCNPQLQINGLILDEAHCLVQWGDSFRPAYRRLGAVREALLKSKPPGTKISIAAFTATADPLAQKIISTVLKLDKPEIFRINPYRENLNPIVRIAWTPKGRKQQLLKFIQKRPNQVGLIYVRTRRDSENLTEWLTENGFHTASYHAGLSPTERRNIEASWLGGKILFVVCNRAFGMGINKSDVRWVVHFHAPHLLSEYVQEIGRAGRDGKPADVLTLVSEPTGFLDAEDKQSQKFFAAQMKLQQQKAQQLAKQLPPQGEINTVIKEFPNSAVALSLLHSNGQLEWLDPFHYSMSLPSGKPAKTQLQAAKQMSEYLTTKKCRWQFLLNAFGFETTTNWRCGHCDNCGN